A part of Scleropages formosus chromosome 3, fSclFor1.1, whole genome shotgun sequence genomic DNA contains:
- the LOC108934928 gene encoding pre-mRNA-splicing factor 38B-like isoform X2, whose amino-acid sequence MMASNAVAANPQQTQVVNKPAGSGKHGNVLPLWGNEKTMNLNPMILTNILSSPYFKVQLYELKTYHEVVDEIYFKVSHVEPWEKGSRKTAGQTGMCGGVRGVGTGGIVSTAFCLLYKLFTLKLTRKQVMGLITHTDSPYIRALGFMYIRYTQPPADLWDWFESFLDDEEELDVKAGGGCVMTIGEMLRSFLTKLEWFSTLFPRIPVPVQKAIDQQIKSRPRKPPQKEIQEESTQEPSRQANHRRSRTPRRTPSPRRSPNRSRSRSHHRDRNRASFDRELERERDRQRREREGKDRDHDRRDRAGKEHRHSRSPDRTVERRRSRSKDSRRSRSISRDRRNDRKEREAESDRERRRDRDHNRDRVSDRERSKDKGAKGDVEDRKHEDKHREERRMRKSSRSKSRDRKNKRSRSRERSRKRSQSREKADKRSRSRERLDKRSRSKERLRHRSRSRKRSRHRSQSRERVHKRSRSRDKAEKRSRSTEQLAKRSRSKDRADDHSQSRDRSAKRSRSKDRAHRRDNSDVKEDQRRRSESADRRGRKERSREKSA is encoded by the exons ATGATGGCCAGCAACGCCGTGGCCGCGAACCCGCAGCAGACCCAGGTCGTGAATAAACCCGCTGGCTCGGGTAAACACGGCAACGTGCTGCCTCTGTGGGGGAACGAGAAGACTATGAACCTGAACCCGATGATCCTGACCAACATCCTGTCATCTCCCTACTTTAAGGTGCAGCTGTACGAGCTCAAGACGTACCATGAGGTCGTGGACGAAATATACTTCAAG GTGTCTCATGTGGAGCCTTGGGAAAAGGGAAGCAGGAAAACGGCAGGCCAGACGGGCATGTGTGGAGGG GTCCGTGGGGTCGGGACTGGAGGCATAGTCTCCACTGCGTTTTGCCTGCTCTACAAACTGTTCACTCTGAAGCTGACTCGTAAGCAGGTGATGGGACTCATCACTCACACTGACTCTCCCTACATCAGAGCCCTAGGCTTCATGTACATAAG GTACACTCAACCACCTGCGGATCTCTGGGACTGGTTTGAGTCGTTCCTCGATGACGAAGAG GAACTGGATGTAAAGGCTGGAGGCGGTTGTGTCATGACCATTGGGGAAATGCTACGTTCTTTCCTCACCAAGCTGGAGTGGTTCTCTACATTGTTCCCACGCATCCCTGTTCCAGTCCAGAAGGCGATCGACCAGCAGATAAAGAGCCGGCCAAGAAAGCCCCCACAGAAAGAGATTCAGGAAGAGTCCACCCAAGAGCCATCACGACAGGCCAACCATCGGCGCTCCAG GACTCCACGAAGAACACCAAGTCCACGGCGATCACCCAATAGGTCACGAAGCCGGAGCCACCACCGGGATAGGAACAGAGCAAGCTTTGACCGGGAGCTAGAGAGGGAGAGGGACCGgcagaggagggagagggagggtaAGGACCGTGATCATGACAGAAGGGATCGGGCAGGCAAAGAGCATCGCCACTCCCGCAGCCCTGACCGAACTGTAGAACGACGGCGCAGTCGGAGCAAAGACAGTCGACGGAGCCGTAGCATCAGCCGGGACAGGAGAAATGACCGCAAAGAGAGGGAGGCTGAAAGTGATCGTGAGAGGAGAAGAGACCGTGACCACAATAGAGACCGGGTAAGTGATAGGGAGCGGTCCAAAGACAAAGGAGCCAAAGGAGATGTGGAGGATCGGAAGCATGAGGACAAGCACAGGGAAGAGCGCAGAATGAGGAAGAGTAGTCGGAGTAAAAGTAGGGACAGGAAGAACAAGCGCAGTCGAAGCAGGGAACGTTCACGCAAGCGCAGCCAGAGCAGGGAAAAGGCAGACAAGCGGAGTCGGAGCAGGGAGAGATTGGACAAGCGCAGCAGGAGCAAGGAGAGGTTACGACACCGCAGCCGAAGCAGGAAGAGATCTCGGCACCGCAGCCAGAGCAGGGAGAGGGTACACAAGCGCAGTCGGAGTAGAGACAAGGCAGAAAAGCGCAGCAGGAGCACGGAGCAGTTAGCCAAGCGTAGCCGGAGCAAGGACAGAGCAGATGACCATAGCCAGAGCAGGGACAGGTCAGCCAAGCGCAGCCGAAGCAAAGACCGAGCTCACCGCCGAGATAACAGTGATGTGAAGGAAGACCAACGCCGACGAAGTGAAAGTGCGGACAGAAGgggcagaaaggagaggagcagagagaagTCAGCCTAA
- the LOC108934928 gene encoding pre-mRNA-splicing factor 38B-like isoform X1 yields the protein MMASNAVAANPQQTQVVNKPAGSGKHGNVLPLWGNEKTMNLNPMILTNILSSPYFKVQLYELKTYHEVVDEIYFKVSHVEPWEKGSRKTAGQTGMCGGVRGVGTGGIVSTAFCLLYKLFTLKLTRKQVMGLITHTDSPYIRALGFMYIRYTQPPADLWDWFESFLDDEEISLVQQELDVKAGGGCVMTIGEMLRSFLTKLEWFSTLFPRIPVPVQKAIDQQIKSRPRKPPQKEIQEESTQEPSRQANHRRSRTPRRTPSPRRSPNRSRSRSHHRDRNRASFDRELERERDRQRREREGKDRDHDRRDRAGKEHRHSRSPDRTVERRRSRSKDSRRSRSISRDRRNDRKEREAESDRERRRDRDHNRDRVSDRERSKDKGAKGDVEDRKHEDKHREERRMRKSSRSKSRDRKNKRSRSRERSRKRSQSREKADKRSRSRERLDKRSRSKERLRHRSRSRKRSRHRSQSRERVHKRSRSRDKAEKRSRSTEQLAKRSRSKDRADDHSQSRDRSAKRSRSKDRAHRRDNSDVKEDQRRRSESADRRGRKERSREKSA from the exons ATGATGGCCAGCAACGCCGTGGCCGCGAACCCGCAGCAGACCCAGGTCGTGAATAAACCCGCTGGCTCGGGTAAACACGGCAACGTGCTGCCTCTGTGGGGGAACGAGAAGACTATGAACCTGAACCCGATGATCCTGACCAACATCCTGTCATCTCCCTACTTTAAGGTGCAGCTGTACGAGCTCAAGACGTACCATGAGGTCGTGGACGAAATATACTTCAAG GTGTCTCATGTGGAGCCTTGGGAAAAGGGAAGCAGGAAAACGGCAGGCCAGACGGGCATGTGTGGAGGG GTCCGTGGGGTCGGGACTGGAGGCATAGTCTCCACTGCGTTTTGCCTGCTCTACAAACTGTTCACTCTGAAGCTGACTCGTAAGCAGGTGATGGGACTCATCACTCACACTGACTCTCCCTACATCAGAGCCCTAGGCTTCATGTACATAAG GTACACTCAACCACCTGCGGATCTCTGGGACTGGTTTGAGTCGTTCCTCGATGACGAAGAG ATCTCCCTTGTGCAGCAG GAACTGGATGTAAAGGCTGGAGGCGGTTGTGTCATGACCATTGGGGAAATGCTACGTTCTTTCCTCACCAAGCTGGAGTGGTTCTCTACATTGTTCCCACGCATCCCTGTTCCAGTCCAGAAGGCGATCGACCAGCAGATAAAGAGCCGGCCAAGAAAGCCCCCACAGAAAGAGATTCAGGAAGAGTCCACCCAAGAGCCATCACGACAGGCCAACCATCGGCGCTCCAG GACTCCACGAAGAACACCAAGTCCACGGCGATCACCCAATAGGTCACGAAGCCGGAGCCACCACCGGGATAGGAACAGAGCAAGCTTTGACCGGGAGCTAGAGAGGGAGAGGGACCGgcagaggagggagagggagggtaAGGACCGTGATCATGACAGAAGGGATCGGGCAGGCAAAGAGCATCGCCACTCCCGCAGCCCTGACCGAACTGTAGAACGACGGCGCAGTCGGAGCAAAGACAGTCGACGGAGCCGTAGCATCAGCCGGGACAGGAGAAATGACCGCAAAGAGAGGGAGGCTGAAAGTGATCGTGAGAGGAGAAGAGACCGTGACCACAATAGAGACCGGGTAAGTGATAGGGAGCGGTCCAAAGACAAAGGAGCCAAAGGAGATGTGGAGGATCGGAAGCATGAGGACAAGCACAGGGAAGAGCGCAGAATGAGGAAGAGTAGTCGGAGTAAAAGTAGGGACAGGAAGAACAAGCGCAGTCGAAGCAGGGAACGTTCACGCAAGCGCAGCCAGAGCAGGGAAAAGGCAGACAAGCGGAGTCGGAGCAGGGAGAGATTGGACAAGCGCAGCAGGAGCAAGGAGAGGTTACGACACCGCAGCCGAAGCAGGAAGAGATCTCGGCACCGCAGCCAGAGCAGGGAGAGGGTACACAAGCGCAGTCGGAGTAGAGACAAGGCAGAAAAGCGCAGCAGGAGCACGGAGCAGTTAGCCAAGCGTAGCCGGAGCAAGGACAGAGCAGATGACCATAGCCAGAGCAGGGACAGGTCAGCCAAGCGCAGCCGAAGCAAAGACCGAGCTCACCGCCGAGATAACAGTGATGTGAAGGAAGACCAACGCCGACGAAGTGAAAGTGCGGACAGAAGgggcagaaaggagaggagcagagagaagTCAGCCTAA